From a region of the Sphingopyxis sp. YR583 genome:
- a CDS encoding TonB-dependent receptor, whose translation MNRKFVFAALACTALSSPAFAQDSAPVADGDESEGTIVVTAARTILPPNALPLTIDVISKESLDQQVAVAGSVIDAVANLTPSFSPTRQKLSGSGETLRGRSPLYAINGIPQSTPIRDGSRDGYTIDPFFLDRVELIYGSNALQGIGATGGVVNQVVIRAPQEDGLSGRALVQGSTGNFESNSFGGKLGGLLAYRQGGFDVTGGVAYETRGLYYDGAGRRVGIDNTQGDVQDSKSLSFFARLGYDLSSTARIELFATRFNLEGNGDWVQVAGNRTTGLPTSSRRGDIQGEAASNRVETVNLTLTDTDLGGGNLIFQAFFNRSRDIFGGDVSATFQDASIAPIGTLFDQSANRSRKIGARVSYERQFFDALNVTLGFDSMWDKTQQEMIATARYWVPPTTFRTLAPFGQANLKLFDGALRVAGGARWENGQLKVDDYVTLASYNSARVSGGTRNFDDLLINGGVIFEPAQGLRAYASYAEGYSIADVGRILRAVNGATQPNFRIEDVNVTPVISNNREVGIEIKRGPLDASASYFWSTSKDGGLLVVNSAGVYDVQRQRIEIEGFEINLAVQLPVDGLKLGTGYAHLSGRTDSNKDDKVDIDLDGANISPDRVNFWASYNNGPVSARVQAGLYLDRKFDGAAANTAFSGYTLTDAVLRYDLSRLGAVTLAASNLFDVDYVTYNSQTIRSTVVATDNARFFTGRGRTVTLGWDYRF comes from the coding sequence ATGAACCGCAAATTCGTCTTCGCCGCGCTCGCCTGCACGGCGCTTTCCTCGCCCGCTTTCGCGCAGGACAGTGCGCCCGTCGCCGATGGCGACGAAAGCGAAGGCACGATCGTCGTCACCGCCGCGCGCACGATCCTGCCGCCAAACGCGCTGCCGCTGACGATCGACGTCATTTCCAAGGAAAGCCTCGATCAACAGGTGGCGGTCGCCGGCTCGGTCATCGACGCAGTCGCGAACCTGACCCCCAGCTTCTCGCCGACGCGCCAGAAACTCTCGGGCTCGGGCGAAACGCTGCGCGGCCGCTCACCGCTCTATGCGATCAACGGCATCCCGCAATCGACCCCGATCCGCGACGGATCGCGCGACGGCTATACGATCGATCCCTTCTTCCTCGACCGCGTCGAGCTGATCTATGGATCGAACGCGCTGCAGGGAATTGGCGCGACCGGCGGCGTCGTCAATCAGGTGGTGATCAGGGCGCCGCAGGAAGACGGCCTCTCGGGCCGCGCGCTGGTGCAGGGATCGACCGGCAATTTCGAAAGCAACAGCTTTGGCGGCAAGCTCGGCGGGCTGCTCGCCTATCGCCAGGGCGGATTCGACGTCACCGGTGGCGTCGCCTATGAAACGCGCGGCCTCTATTACGACGGTGCCGGCCGCCGCGTGGGCATCGACAATACGCAGGGCGATGTGCAGGACAGCAAGAGCCTCAGCTTCTTTGCGCGACTGGGCTATGACCTGTCATCGACCGCGCGGATCGAACTGTTCGCCACGCGCTTCAATCTGGAAGGCAATGGCGACTGGGTGCAGGTCGCGGGCAACCGGACGACAGGCCTTCCCACCAGCTCGCGCCGTGGGGATATACAGGGCGAAGCGGCCTCCAACCGCGTCGAAACCGTCAATCTGACGCTGACCGACACCGACCTTGGCGGCGGCAACCTGATCTTCCAGGCCTTTTTCAACCGGTCGCGCGATATTTTCGGCGGCGATGTCAGCGCGACCTTCCAGGACGCCAGCATCGCCCCCATCGGCACCTTGTTCGACCAGTCGGCGAACCGCTCGCGCAAGATCGGCGCGCGCGTGAGCTATGAACGGCAATTTTTCGACGCGCTCAACGTCACGCTCGGCTTCGACTCGATGTGGGACAAGACCCAGCAGGAAATGATCGCGACCGCGCGCTACTGGGTTCCGCCGACAACCTTCCGCACCCTCGCCCCCTTCGGCCAGGCCAATCTGAAACTGTTCGACGGCGCCCTGCGCGTTGCGGGCGGCGCGCGCTGGGAAAACGGCCAGCTCAAAGTCGACGATTATGTGACGCTGGCTTCCTATAATTCAGCGCGGGTCAGCGGCGGCACCCGCAATTTCGACGATCTGCTGATCAACGGCGGGGTGATCTTCGAGCCGGCGCAAGGCCTCCGCGCCTATGCCAGCTATGCCGAAGGCTATTCGATCGCCGACGTCGGCCGCATCCTGCGGGCCGTCAATGGCGCGACCCAGCCGAACTTCCGCATCGAAGACGTCAACGTCACCCCCGTCATTTCGAACAATCGCGAGGTCGGCATTGAAATCAAGCGCGGACCGCTCGATGCCAGCGCGTCCTATTTCTGGTCGACCTCAAAGGATGGCGGCCTGTTGGTCGTGAACAGCGCGGGCGTTTATGACGTTCAGCGCCAGCGCATCGAAATCGAAGGTTTCGAGATCAATCTGGCGGTTCAATTGCCCGTCGACGGGCTGAAGCTCGGCACCGGCTATGCCCATCTGTCGGGCCGAACCGACAGCAACAAGGACGACAAGGTCGATATCGACCTCGACGGCGCGAATATTTCGCCCGACCGGGTCAATTTCTGGGCGAGCTATAACAACGGTCCGGTGTCCGCGCGCGTGCAGGCGGGCCTCTATCTCGACCGCAAATTCGATGGCGCGGCGGCCAACACTGCCTTTTCGGGCTACACGCTGACCGATGCGGTGCTGCGTTACGATCTGTCGCGTCTCGGCGCGGTCACGCTTGCAGCGTCGAACCTGTTCGATGTCGACTATGTCACCTATAACAGCCAGACGATCCGCTCGACCGTCGTCGCGACCGACAATGCGCGCTTCTTTACCGGGCGCGGCCGGACCGTCACGCTCGGCTGGGACTACAGGTTCTAA
- a CDS encoding PepSY-associated TM helix domain-containing protein has product MKLLDTLHRWTGGLIGLVLALLGLSGTILLYDYLWIGFPGTGDPLRGDLTTVAATTERLMATPGAQGIIFADERFGLHQLRFGKDAGAYANQSGEIVTRWASQWERPELWIFDFHHHLFTGDSGEWVIGIAGLCGLFFVISGVILWWRTRKTFQFRLWPKRMSRPSIVMHHRDLGIVVAPLLLISIVTGTMMIFRPFALGVVAPFGPLAETAKALDPPKYKGGPLADKPDYTAMLTEARRRFPDAEFRILSLPRKPGDPISLRMKQPAEWLPNGRSTLAFDAATGEVLGVRDALKLAPGAQAFNMAFPIHASKVGGWAWRILLTISGLTLTMLGSLAVWTFWFKRPKPAKRAVKKAALASA; this is encoded by the coding sequence ATGAAGCTGCTCGACACGCTGCACCGCTGGACGGGGGGCCTGATCGGCCTCGTGCTGGCGCTGCTCGGCCTGTCGGGCACGATCCTGCTCTATGATTATCTGTGGATCGGATTTCCGGGCACCGGCGATCCGCTGCGCGGCGACCTGACGACGGTCGCCGCAACCACCGAACGGCTGATGGCAACGCCGGGCGCGCAGGGCATCATCTTTGCCGACGAACGCTTTGGGCTCCACCAGCTCCGCTTCGGCAAGGATGCGGGCGCCTATGCGAACCAGTCGGGGGAGATCGTCACGCGCTGGGCAAGCCAGTGGGAACGGCCCGAGCTCTGGATCTTCGATTTCCACCACCATCTGTTCACCGGCGACAGCGGCGAGTGGGTCATCGGCATCGCCGGGCTTTGCGGCCTGTTCTTCGTGATCAGTGGCGTGATCCTGTGGTGGCGCACCCGCAAGACCTTCCAGTTCCGCCTCTGGCCCAAGCGGATGTCGCGTCCCTCGATCGTGATGCACCACCGCGACCTCGGCATTGTCGTCGCGCCCTTGCTGCTGATCTCGATCGTCACGGGCACGATGATGATCTTCCGTCCGTTCGCGCTCGGCGTCGTCGCGCCCTTCGGTCCGCTCGCCGAGACCGCGAAAGCGCTCGACCCGCCGAAATACAAGGGCGGCCCGCTCGCGGACAAACCCGACTATACCGCGATGCTCACCGAAGCGCGCCGCCGCTTCCCCGACGCCGAATTCCGTATCCTCAGCCTGCCGCGCAAGCCCGGCGACCCGATCAGCCTGCGCATGAAGCAGCCCGCCGAATGGCTGCCCAATGGCCGCTCGACACTGGCGTTCGACGCCGCGACAGGCGAAGTGCTCGGTGTCCGCGATGCGCTGAAGCTCGCCCCCGGCGCACAGGCGTTCAACATGGCCTTCCCGATCCACGCGTCAAAGGTCGGCGGCTGGGCGTGGCGCATCCTGCTCACCATCTCGGGCCTTACGCTGACGATGCTCGGCAGCCTCGCGGTGTGGACCTTCTGGTTCAAGCGGCCGAAGCCCGCGAAACGCGCGGTGAAAAAGGCCGCACTCGCTTCGGCATAG
- a CDS encoding ABC-F family ATP-binding cassette domain-containing protein: MFMPSITISNLGWSAPDGRAVLSGLDLNFQSERTGIVGRNGVGKSTLLRLLTGELAPTSGSIAIDGNIAMLRQTVQVAAQDSIADLFGARDALALLRKAEAGEASVEEIGDADWTLEARIDEALAGVGLPLPADTRLAHLSGGQRTRAALAGAMFAAPDFLLLDEPTNNLDREGRGAVRDLLARWRGGAIVVSHDRELLEEMDAIVELTGLGAARYGGGWSAYRARKDIEQAAVEAELAGAEKRADAAQRQAQTATEKQDRRDSRGRAKAARGDMPKILIGGLKRRAEETRAAGSRLAERQRGEAEGQLAAARAKIEIIDPLSVGLPSSGLAGSRTVLALDHVTAGYIDGRPIIGGLSFVVTGPERIAVTGPNGSGKSTLLALIAGTLAPWSGDIRVGVPFALFDQRVSLLDPALSIADNFLRLNPGTTNNQCRAALARFRFRADAADRIVGTLSGGQMLRAGLACVLGAPQPPQLLILDEPANHLDIESLTAVETGLAAYDGALLVVSHDTAFLEAIGTTRTIELTRIVNDGV; this comes from the coding sequence ATGTTCATGCCCTCCATTACGATCTCCAACCTCGGCTGGTCCGCGCCTGACGGCCGCGCCGTCCTTTCCGGCCTCGACCTCAATTTCCAGTCCGAACGCACCGGCATCGTCGGGCGCAACGGCGTCGGCAAATCGACGCTGCTGCGCCTGCTGACCGGCGAACTCGCGCCCACGTCGGGCAGCATCGCCATCGACGGCAACATCGCGATGCTTCGCCAGACGGTGCAGGTCGCGGCGCAGGACAGCATCGCCGACCTGTTCGGCGCGCGGGACGCCCTCGCCCTGCTCCGCAAAGCCGAAGCCGGCGAGGCGAGCGTCGAGGAGATCGGCGACGCCGACTGGACGCTCGAAGCGCGGATCGACGAGGCGCTTGCGGGCGTCGGCCTGCCCCTGCCAGCCGACACGCGGCTCGCGCACTTGTCGGGCGGTCAGCGCACGCGCGCCGCGCTCGCGGGGGCGATGTTCGCCGCGCCCGACTTCCTGCTGCTCGACGAGCCGACCAACAATCTCGATCGCGAAGGGCGCGGCGCGGTTCGCGACCTCCTTGCTCGCTGGCGCGGCGGCGCGATCGTCGTCAGCCACGACCGCGAATTGCTCGAGGAAATGGATGCGATCGTCGAACTGACCGGCCTCGGCGCCGCGCGCTACGGCGGCGGGTGGAGCGCCTATCGCGCGCGCAAGGACATCGAGCAGGCGGCCGTCGAGGCCGAACTCGCGGGCGCCGAAAAGCGCGCCGATGCGGCGCAGCGGCAGGCGCAGACGGCCACCGAGAAACAGGATCGCCGCGATTCGCGCGGGCGCGCCAAGGCCGCGCGCGGCGACATGCCCAAAATCCTCATCGGCGGGCTCAAACGCCGCGCCGAGGAAACCCGCGCCGCGGGGAGCCGCCTCGCCGAACGGCAGCGCGGCGAGGCCGAAGGACAGCTCGCTGCCGCGCGTGCGAAGATCGAGATTATCGACCCGCTCTCGGTCGGCCTGCCTTCCTCGGGTCTCGCCGGATCGCGGACGGTGCTCGCGCTCGACCATGTCACCGCGGGCTATATCGACGGCCGGCCGATCATAGGGGGCCTGTCTTTCGTCGTCACCGGCCCCGAACGCATCGCGGTCACCGGCCCCAATGGCTCGGGCAAGTCGACGCTGCTCGCATTGATCGCGGGCACGCTGGCGCCCTGGTCTGGAGACATTCGCGTCGGCGTCCCCTTCGCGCTCTTCGACCAGCGTGTCAGCCTGCTCGACCCCGCGCTGTCGATCGCCGACAATTTCCTACGCCTCAACCCGGGAACGACGAATAATCAGTGCCGCGCCGCGCTCGCGCGCTTCCGCTTTCGCGCCGATGCCGCCGACCGCATCGTCGGGACGCTCAGCGGCGGCCAGATGCTGCGCGCCGGTCTCGCCTGCGTCCTTGGCGCGCCGCAGCCGCCGCAATTGCTCATCCTCGACGAGCCCGCAAACCATCTCGACATCGAATCGCTTACCGCCGTCGAAACGGGCCTTGCCGCCTATGACGGCGCGCTGCTCGTCGTCAGTCACGACACGGCGTTTCTGGAGGCGATCGGGACGACACGGACGATCGAATTGACGCGCATCGTGAACGACGGGGTTTAA
- a CDS encoding helix-turn-helix domain-containing protein — protein MAISGYFLPSAPGADRRFNDRRKLSLLARGSHHDGTGIEVQIHNISGTGLLFESDVKLSAGDRIEIELPHAGDITAVVIWASGRHVGCQFEGPVSPATLSAVELKAAVDPDPVVEAEVAEPAIDEAFGDRLQRLRTEAGLNQAEVAEQMGVSAPSVSSWETGRSRPKHGRMAQLAGILGVPATDLLDDAAPEDAQELIERSREEIAHAMGVSVDRVRIFVEY, from the coding sequence ATGGCCATTTCCGGATATTTTCTTCCCTCGGCGCCCGGTGCCGACAGGCGTTTCAACGACCGCCGGAAACTCAGCCTTCTCGCCCGGGGCTCGCACCATGACGGCACGGGTATCGAGGTCCAGATCCACAATATCTCGGGAACGGGCCTGTTGTTCGAAAGCGACGTCAAGCTATCGGCCGGCGACCGGATAGAAATCGAGCTTCCGCACGCCGGCGACATTACCGCCGTCGTCATCTGGGCGAGCGGGCGGCATGTCGGATGCCAGTTCGAAGGCCCGGTATCGCCCGCAACGCTCAGCGCCGTGGAACTCAAGGCCGCGGTCGACCCGGACCCCGTGGTTGAAGCGGAGGTCGCCGAACCCGCAATCGACGAAGCCTTTGGCGACCGCCTGCAACGACTGCGCACCGAGGCCGGGCTCAATCAGGCCGAGGTCGCCGAACAAATGGGCGTCAGCGCGCCGTCGGTCTCGAGCTGGGAAACCGGCCGGTCGCGCCCCAAGCACGGGCGCATGGCGCAGCTCGCCGGCATATTGGGAGTCCCGGCGACCGATCTGCTCGACGATGCGGCGCCCGAAGACGCGCAGGAGCTGATCGAGCGGAGCCGCGAGGAAATCGCGCACGCCATGGGGGTCAGCGTCGACCGGGTGCGGATCTTCGTCGAATATTAG
- a CDS encoding glutathione S-transferase family protein, producing MIIYGSVVSPFVRKLLGYLGEKGIEFELKGVGIGDPDPGFRAASPLGKMPAMDDDGFMLADSSAIIQYIEAKYPEPALIPADPQERGRVIWWEEFGDTVFAACSGKIFFNRIVAPKFLGREGDLAAAAQAEGEELPKLLAYLESALPASGFLVGDRLTLADIAVASPLMNFRHCGACVDPATHPKIAAWSEAILSRPSMAPWIAKEEKLIARVMAA from the coding sequence ATGATCATTTACGGGTCGGTGGTGTCGCCGTTCGTGCGGAAATTGCTGGGTTATCTGGGTGAAAAGGGGATCGAGTTCGAGCTGAAGGGTGTCGGCATCGGCGATCCCGACCCGGGGTTTCGCGCCGCGTCGCCGCTCGGCAAGATGCCGGCAATGGACGACGACGGCTTCATGCTCGCCGATTCGAGCGCGATCATCCAATATATCGAGGCGAAATATCCCGAGCCCGCGCTGATCCCCGCCGACCCGCAGGAACGCGGCCGGGTAATCTGGTGGGAGGAGTTCGGCGACACGGTATTCGCGGCGTGCAGCGGCAAGATATTCTTCAACCGCATCGTCGCGCCGAAATTTCTTGGTCGCGAAGGCGATCTGGCTGCGGCGGCGCAAGCCGAGGGCGAGGAATTGCCCAAGCTGCTCGCCTATCTGGAAAGCGCGCTTCCGGCGTCGGGTTTCCTCGTCGGCGACCGGCTGACGCTCGCCGATATCGCGGTCGCCTCCCCGCTGATGAATTTTCGCCATTGCGGCGCGTGCGTCGATCCGGCGACGCATCCGAAGATCGCTGCGTGGAGCGAGGCTATCTTGTCGCGGCCCAGCATGGCCCCATGGATTGCGAAGGAAGAAAAACTGATCGCGCGGGTGATGGCGGCGTAG
- a CDS encoding CHASE domain-containing protein encodes MRPSTWADRLLALLVRFVGLVILLATIVAASASFLYNQAEEADQAERVAAQFNMRLRDHVAILEGVRALYQSDSGASGPGIRSYLAALQPQVQAPGMEGIGIAAAMRAGTPDALEARLRENYGEDIKVWPATDQQVGFPVVLVEPYTPRRHVALGFDMYSEPVRREAMRRAWQTGRPAASGIVHLAQEKAATVKQPGFLIYLPVYTRGSEPSVTDEAAKTTGTRPVEAFVYAPFRVNDMMKAILGPQLGQIDGLEIRAGAGPSAPVVFRHGKMGWDAQEQVLRIADRQWTMRISYGRLLERLGRPLGIFLFGLALAALATQLHRVQQRRVGEAQALAEEKARHAEDRELMIGEMAHRMKNAFARIGALARITLRESATLEEFEAKFDGRMRALSDAKQMLVTGAVDSVELGRIVRRELELAGVSPDQLAAIAGPEVRLDDEGAQAISLALHEFVTNSIKYGALAGKGHLAVGWHRDDGDIELDWVESDLAETPHIESESFGTRFIRTMIERQLKGSWKRSAVDNRLAIVIRWPDNAPTH; translated from the coding sequence ATGCGCCCTTCAACCTGGGCAGATCGGCTGTTAGCGCTGCTGGTCCGCTTCGTCGGGCTGGTCATCCTGCTGGCGACCATCGTCGCGGCGAGTGCCAGTTTTCTTTATAATCAGGCCGAAGAAGCCGATCAGGCCGAACGCGTCGCGGCGCAGTTCAACATGCGGCTGCGCGACCATGTCGCGATCCTCGAGGGCGTTCGCGCGCTCTACCAGTCCGATAGCGGCGCGAGCGGGCCCGGCATCCGTTCCTATCTCGCCGCGCTCCAGCCGCAGGTCCAGGCACCCGGCATGGAAGGCATCGGGATCGCCGCCGCGATGCGCGCCGGCACCCCCGACGCTCTCGAAGCGCGGCTCAGGGAAAATTACGGCGAGGATATCAAGGTGTGGCCGGCGACCGACCAGCAGGTCGGATTTCCCGTCGTCCTGGTCGAACCCTATACGCCGCGTCGGCACGTCGCGCTCGGCTTCGACATGTATAGCGAGCCGGTACGGCGTGAGGCGATGCGCCGCGCGTGGCAGACGGGCCGCCCCGCGGCGAGCGGTATCGTCCACCTCGCGCAGGAAAAGGCCGCTACGGTCAAGCAGCCCGGCTTTCTCATCTACCTTCCCGTCTATACCCGCGGTTCGGAGCCCAGCGTGACCGACGAGGCGGCAAAAACGACCGGCACCCGCCCCGTCGAAGCCTTTGTGTATGCCCCCTTCCGCGTCAACGACATGATGAAGGCCATCCTCGGGCCGCAGCTCGGCCAGATCGACGGGCTCGAAATCCGCGCCGGAGCCGGCCCCTCGGCGCCCGTCGTTTTCCGCCATGGCAAGATGGGCTGGGACGCGCAGGAACAGGTGCTGCGGATCGCCGACCGCCAGTGGACGATGCGCATTTCCTATGGCCGCCTGCTCGAACGGCTCGGCCGCCCGCTCGGTATCTTCCTCTTCGGCCTCGCGCTCGCCGCGCTCGCGACGCAGCTCCACCGCGTCCAGCAACGCCGCGTTGGAGAGGCACAGGCGCTCGCCGAGGAAAAGGCCCGCCACGCCGAAGACCGCGAGCTGATGATCGGCGAAATGGCGCACCGGATGAAAAACGCCTTCGCCCGTATCGGCGCGCTTGCCCGCATCACACTGCGCGAATCTGCCACGCTCGAAGAGTTCGAGGCGAAATTCGACGGCCGCATGCGTGCCCTGTCCGACGCCAAGCAGATGCTCGTCACCGGCGCGGTCGACAGCGTCGAACTCGGCCGCATCGTTCGCCGCGAACTCGAGCTCGCCGGCGTGTCGCCGGACCAGCTCGCAGCCATCGCAGGCCCCGAAGTCCGCCTCGACGACGAGGGCGCTCAGGCCATTTCGCTCGCGCTCCACGAATTCGTCACGAACAGCATCAAATATGGCGCACTGGCGGGCAAGGGGCACCTTGCCGTCGGCTGGCACCGAGACGATGGCGACATCGAGCTCGACTGGGTCGAAAGCGATCTTGCCGAAACGCCGCATATCGAAAGCGAAAGCTTCGGTACCCGGTTCATCCGCACGATGATCGAGCGGCAACTCAAGGGCAGCTGGAAACGCAGCGCGGTTGACAACCGCCTCGCCATCGTCATTCGATGGCCGGATAATGCCCCCACACACTGA